The segment tgtgtataacccttttcaatttgcACCATAGCGGCAGGGCAtctatgttttataaatatttcttgttttatcACTATAGGCCCCAGTGGAGAtcattatggggggggggggggggctataagatgtaaaagtttctgtagTTTCATTACAGAAGTTGAGTGACTGTtcaatagatacatgtactgtacGTAAATCAATGTAGTTCAGCATGAAATTATTCATACATAGGCATCCATCTAAAGTTTTGGTTGTTGTAAAAACATACTTCATGTAAAAGTGATAAAATGTCACTGGTAATTTGAGTCTCACACTGTCTGACGATTGTGACTTGATTTACCGGTCTCACACTGTCTTTACTGACAGCGTAGACTCATTACAGTTAATAATGTAAGTAATTCACTAACAAgtaacatctctctctctctcttgcaaCATGGAGAAAAAGTTTTGACAGACTCATTCAAGCTTTGTGTAAAACATACAAGAATGCTACCAAAGGAACCACCATCTAGCTTGTCTGATTGTGAGGTAGAAATTAAAGGAGGTAATGTATTACCTCAATCTTCCACAATTCAAACAAGCTAGACAGCTATTCCATGCACGTGTacctatatatttcataactCAACTTCTattctacaaaaatatttggTGGAGAGTTTTTCTCTTGTGTGTTGTCTCGTGGGGATTCTGtttagaacaggtcctcagtaccccttgcttgtcgtaagaggcgactaaatggggcggtcctttagATGAGagcacaaaaaccgaggtcccgtgtcacagcaggtgtggcacgataaatatccctccctgctcataggctgtaagcgccgatcctgcataggcctaaattttgcagcccttcaccagtaatggtgacgattccatatgagtgaaaatttctcaagagggacgttaaacaatatacaatcaatcttgtGTGTTGTTACAGGTGTATTGTAGCGTGAACATTGTTAGACAGCAACACTGAAGCTGCAGAAGTTTCTGTTAGACAAAATATAAGCACAAGGAAGTATTCTGAAAAAACATACATCATGACATCAAGAGCACGTTTACATGCTACAGAATTACATCTTGTCAAGTAAAGCTTATGAATTTAATGTACTTCAATACCTGTAACCCACAAAATATTCACATGTACCTGTAACATGAAGATTTTGGGCTTCATAAGGAGACCTTTGCATTTGTCTCCCTTTAGACACTCCTGAAGCTCTGACACAGGGAGCTGCATGCTTGGGGTTTGTTTTTTGGCCGACTGATCGCTATCCGGTATGCAGGTGATCACCCCGTCTTTTCCAAAGGATAAAATCACACAGATGAAACAATAGTAATCTTTGAAGTCCTGTTTGGCcactttaaaaagaaacaaaattaactTTGAGCAACACATTTcagatgtatgtgtatgttAGTGTATGATTTTTGTATTTGAATCTAGAATATAGAGATACTGGTACAAgaattttcacttttattttgataatggaatgGTCAAGAATGGTTTAAATGCTGATTACTAATGGATAACATAAAATAAACCAATATTTTCTATAGACGAAAATTTTATGAGCTCCACTCCTCATATGTTAAGACACAAAGCGTATAATAAGGCTTACTAAATGCGAATATAACTCGATGCTAATAATAACGTTAACACCACTTTTGATTCCCTAATAAATATATAGTCATGAAAAAATCTCGATCCGCGATAAAtactcttatacatgtattgtacaagtAAATTAGTTTACCTTCTTCCAATAATTTAATAATTTCCTTCTTGGTCTTATCCTTTCGAACAAAGCTCTCTGTGCCACCATATATGTCTGTGAAACCCAACTTTTCGAATTTCTCCACCAAGTTTTTAACTTTTTTATCCTCCTCCTTTATACTTTCCATAAATTCCTTTAATCCTCTGGTTTCTTTATCACATGTGCCACAATCCTTGTCTCGCTTACTCTCCTCAATGTGAACTTTGTGATAGACTTGGTTTCTCACTATCAGAACTTTACCACTGAATTTCTGGAGTTCATAACTGTAAAGAATTAGTAAATCAAAGTTCTCAAATAtaatcataattaatatttataatcCCATCAAGGGAAGTTTTACTTTTGTTTCGATTTTTCTGCATTTGTGTGTCTCACTGAGTTGTCTTTGTGTTGTTTGTGTATCACTGTATTGTTTGTGTTGTCATGGTACTGTTTGTGTTGTCATGGTACTGTTTGTGTTACCATGGTACTGTTTGTGTGTCACTACCTTGTATGTCACTGTAATGTGAAGTGAAGATGTATCTTTGCGAATAACAAAGGAAGACTACCTCAGTCAATAGACGCTGTATCTGTCAACATACTGACATATACGTTAGACTGTTACCTGAGGTATTCTGTATAAATCACGGATTTAAAatgtctgattttaattagattctAGGGTCCTTTGTTTGCTGTTTGAACAATCACGAGCACTATGAGTCTTAAGGTTTGAAGTTTGAAATACTGTGAGGGTATGACATATGGCAAAATATCTGATCAAAATAAGTTTTACTGATTTACATCACTTGATCATTACTATTTATCATGACTTCATAGGACATTTAgggtttttcttattttcaacaAGTTCTGGTTGCAATGTAagtaaattttatgaaatgatatacatgtttgACATAACCGCTCGCTTGGCCAACATTGCCGCCGAGAAATGCAATCTGAAATACTACACATAAAACTTGGCCGTAAATCATTAAATTTTCTATCAATATGAACAAAACTttggtaatatatatatttatgtacatgaatatGTAGCGgacagccgggttcgatcgccggtggccagttagttcagttggtagagcacctaactagagattcagggggcccgggttcaaatcccggtctggtctattgcattttctcccttcctgttacatttggtgccgtagaccagcccctggaactgaactgacaggtgaaaatgcctgccaggggataaagatcctgggttgatgtcttcaggtgtgaagacatttaaggagggaggaatgtagcagtcagccaggttcgatcgccggtggccagttagctcagttggtagagcaccttactagagattcagggggcccaggttcgaatcccggtctggtccgttgcattttctcccttcctgttacatttatatgagtATAATCTTACACCCTATAAGAGTATACATTTGGTACTTTCTGTGGTATTGTTGGTAATTACTTGGTGTTTTCCCACTTTTCGGTGTTTCCGCGAATCCTAGGCTATGGGTGGAAAATGTTGGAAACAGGAGAGACCTTATCAAAGTTTTCAGTTATGTTCATGTCATGGGGTCTTACAACAAGAAGAACTCTTGGTGCAggtttcaattaattttaatttgtaTCCAACATATCTGATACTGCAATCATAAATATGACGATGacctaaaatgaaaatgaaacattCACACATACATCTCTCACATATGATAATTTGAGCaacaaattattattaaatagattaaaacgatttaaatgaatttatttcttacCAGTTATGTATCTTTATATCCCGTAAGGAATATATCCGTATAGGGTATCtcgtagttagaataatctaaccgTGTCTcaggacaggccctcaccacagttagaatacctcccatatacccgtaatgtagcagaaaattgcggaatcgctccaaaacgattttaaacttatcaaagaataaacgcgtacatttaaagttaaatttatatacaattaacctcattggtaatttgtaagtccttaacactgtaaaaaatcgtataataatattgtaaactcaacactttgaaatgtcacttttctcgattcgaactgactgccattttaccggaaactgCCATCGGAACGCCCTGCTGTTTTCGAAAAACGAACGCttacctaatttgcaaataagaacggCCCACTACCATATAAGGCATTGGTGGAAAAAAACCCGGTTTATACACATGGCGTGGAGACAGAAAGTTGACGATCTGCTGCGTCTTTACCCCTAAGTCTTTCTGTAAAACATCTTTCACAGTTCTGTCAACCTTAACCAATTTAGAAGTAAGACTTTTCTTGTTTCCAGGGTTTTTGGAACATGAAAAAGTTTTTCCACAGCTTATGCAATTGTTGGATTCCATTTTGATTATGAGATCATATAAACCATTAAAAGAAATTAGGAATGTTGATGGCTTCATCCGTACCCGTCATTTTCTGAAGCATCCACTGTTTTCCCATAATTCCTGCATGCCTCAGTGCACTCTGgttaattttctttatcaatgaaatcaaatttCAGCAAAAGTTTATATAGGGAGAATATTACTTCAATCCCATGTTACAATATTTAGTTAACATATATTTCTCGATTTCTAacgtttatttcaaactttaaattcattttcacgTCAAATAACGAAGTAGTAAAGAGCATAGTAGCATTTTCCGTAAAAGGCTATATCTCCATATTTGGAACGTCATTAATATTCAGTATTTCACGCTGTGCGTATACGCAATGACAAGTTCCGGTAAAATGGAAGGTGTTagcagcgaaattcaaactCGTGGGTTTACATTCTCAAATTCAACtaattaaaatggatttaacGGCAAGTGGGTCGTTAAGGTAACTTTCCAAATGCATATGAGTGatgtgttacataattttaccgaaacatgcactgtgtgcaattttcattttgctacattgcaggtatataggacgcattctatcgttaaatcgggtccgtaggacattatcattttaacgatagaacattctatctaggtATCTCGGTGTGAGACTTACTCTGATGTACTGCATTAAAGTCTTGTTAATCTCTAAATTAATCCGTGCTCATCCTTTTATACAAGCTCACACACATGCGCACACTACTACCACTCCCTAAAAAACTTGTTCTGCAACTTCTAATAAAATACTCGCTCTACAAATACCTAACTCGGCAAAACCCTATTCACAAAACAATCACGTGACACCACGTACACAAGAACACAACACGAATACGATGACAAAGCATGAATGAATTAGTAAACAggtgaatgaatgaatgaaaatgtattgaacaatctgaaatgaataaaatgcatATAACATTTGATATACGCAATTGTCACCCTATGAcattaatattatatatttgatttcaacaaaccttcTTCCTGCCATTTCCACTAATTACACAAATTTTCTTCTTGTGATTTatatcaaaatccttgcaatttATGACGGTTTTTTGACTTCACACGACTCTTGTGACGTCTTGTCCCTTGGATTCTGAAATTCTCACagttctactttcgttttcgggTTACACGAGTTATTGAGGGTACGATTTATCAATGATTTTTCATCGTTGTAAATATTGAATAACATTTAAGAAATCATTTCATgtctttgatttaaaaatatacCGTTAGGCTTACATAATATCAGGATCTAAAACCGGCAAATTAGCTAAAATGATATGAATGACTACGCTTTCTCAACACAACCCAAATAAGAGCGACTTGACACTCACTCGTCAGACCGGATAAGATCCCCGATGCAGAATTTTGGACAGTTGAGATGGATAAGCAGAAGGCTTCTCAATTTAAAAGCAACCGAAAAATGCTTTTGTATGAAGCCTCATAACTATGTAATTAAATCACTAAATTACAGTCACTGTCAATATCTCATAAGTAGGTAAGAAGATTGAAGCTGTGGCGAAAATAGGCCTAAAACaagttgggaacacttcccccaTAGTATAGCAAGATATTCTCACAAAAATGCGATTATTCCTCTCTAgagagagtaaatatatcccgcacaaccgagaaaaacactcatggagtacatctcttcgtgtttcacgtgaaaagaggAAAActtgctaaaatgtctgatgtAGTACAATACTCCTGCAAAtgtattaatcaaaacaaaaatactcagtgcattggatttcagccTCCTTCCCTCTTATACAGCaacattgatattaaatttctTGACTGTTGTAAAGTTTATAGAGACAATTTGTATCATGCTGAGTGTGTGccgcacttattcagcattgcacagaatttgtcctttttttttttctttttttttacaatagaCACCCAAACACCTGTTtgtggtaatgtttactttctctctaaagagggataatcacaTTTTAGCGAGAGAAGATCTCGCTAttggggaagtgttcccaacctgtaaAGCAGTATATCACTAAATGTAATAATTTGATGGCTGAGCAGAGTTTGGTGTAATACATCAGAAAAAAGTATTGACCCACCATTGAGATGTTTTCCGATGGAAAATCAAATTCTCCTGgtacatgttttttggtctttacgaaatatttactacatgtacgaaaatgtacattttggatcagctctttggacgaataaggcatgtcctaattcgctccacttttgacattgattggcaagcctaaagaccaaaaaacatgtagtctgcgttgtaaatacgtttgtagattagtgtagttgtagtgctagatgtatttatatgtagtttttgttattattctctgttgatattggccacattatgtaattcctttcgtttgtcctgaagaacaAACCTGTCCCGGgttgtcctgaaaatttgacaatctggttgttcgtgttgttggtcatattagtgtgtgtgtgtgtgtgttacctATTTTTGGGCTGTGAGAGGGCTTTGCCCTCTTTTATCAGGTCATTATGATTTCATCACAGACGatatattgtatgtacatgtaatataattacCTGACCAAGTATGTCACAATATAATTGCATCAACATTTTTTTACACTTAAAAAGTTTCAAGATGGGAAGTTTACAAAAAATCATATTGGCTGAGATTTATTAATGTATGGTTTGTGGACGTAGGGAGtagttgaaaatatatttaatggCATATATGCATTGGTaaggatatttaaaaactacATGCCAATGTCTGATAGCTTAGTTGGTAGAGCATCTGACTAGAGAATTCAGGGGGCATGGTTTTGAGTCCAGGTCTGgtttgttgcattttctccctgcATACCCTGGTTATGGATTCCGTCAACCCTCATCACAGACAGGAATGGAGAGGAAGACTTAGATCAAGACTGGACAGTCAGGCCCCACCCTCAACAGAGGATTAATTGATGGCCTGATCAACAAAAAAACTGgatatgatgatgatgataatgttacatttggtgctgtagaGCTGCCCCTGggactgacaggtgaaaatagctgccaggggataaaagatcctgggttgatgtcatctaggtgtgaagacatttaaggaagGGGAAATGTGATGGTCATATAATATGGCAGTCAGATGAGTGCAGTCTCTGGTGTGAGATAGCTCATTTGacagagcacctgactagagattcagggagcATGAGTTTGAATCCTGATCTGGTCCATTGCTTTTTCTTCCTGTTGCACTAACAATGGATTTAAATGCAAGCAATTCACTACTGTTATAGATTGTAATGTGAGATGAATGCACATGTTGTGATATGTCTATAAATCTCAATTCTGAAAGAAAGTATACATCAAATTACTCACCATCATTTCAGGTATACAGGTATGACATATTTCAGGTATACAGGTGTGACACATTTCAGGTATACAGGTATGACATATTTCAGGTATACAGGTGTGACACATTTCAGGTATACAGGTATGACATATTTCAGGTATACAGGTATGACACATTTCAAGTATACAGGTATGACACATTTCAGGTATACAGGTATGACATATTTCAGGTATACAGGTATGACACATTTCAAGTATACAGGTATGACACATTTCAGGTATACAGGTATGACACATTTCAGGTATACAGGTATGACACATTTCAAGTATACAGGTATGACACATTTCAGGTATACAGGTATGACACATTTCAGGTATACAGGTATGACACATTTCAGGTATACAGGTATGACACATTTCAGGTATACAGGTGTGACACATTTCAGGTATACAGGTGTGACACATTTCAGGTATACAGGTATGGCACATTTCAGGTATATAGGTATGACATATATGCTATGCACAGTATGATATAAACTTACCTCACAAAAAATCTGTTGACaataagattgattaatgttGGACTGTTTTTTCTCTTGatttatttagaaattttgCTGTCAGTAGAATGATGGCAGCAGGTGGGGAAACTGGTCAGAGCAACAAGAAAAGAAATCGACTGGCAACAGAGCTATCTCCATATCTGTTACAACATGCAGCCAACCCAGTGGACTGGTATGATCAAGAAATGATAATATCCTCTTCCACAACTTTCTGAAAGTTTCAGTATCATGGGGCAAAATATGTGTTCAGCATTTAcatgaatttgaaaatgaattttattacatgtatgcatttgaTTGAAGTCATAGTATAGCAGTATATTTCCACACCAATTATTTCCTGGTGATGTGCTTCCAAAAACTGTGAAAGGTTAACAGCTCAGTGAGCTAGGTTTAGGTTTAATAAAATCATGGTAATATATTTTTCGGTAAATTGATGTTTGGATGAGAACATATGGATGTCAATCACATGTATTGTTGTCACATTTTATGAAGCATTCGGACTTTCATAAACATTGGTTATGTATGTGGGTCTTTCAAACCTTTGATTTGTTTATTTGCATAATGATAAGGTATCCATGGGGTCAAGAAGCATTTGACAAAGCGAAACAAGAGAACAAGTTGATTTTTCTGTCTGTTGGCTACTCTACTTGTCATTGGTGTCATGTGATGGAACGGGAGTCGTTTGAGGATGAGGAAATTGGTCGTATCCTGAATGATAACTTCATCTCCATCAAAGTAGACCGGGAGGAGAGACCCGATGTGGACAGAGTCTATATGACATTCATTCAGGTAAGGCATCTGAATTCACAAGGTTGTTATGAAaactttatttacaaaatgattACATTATGAATAGAATATACACATGTTAAGGGTTTCTACATTGACATAGGTATTGAATTCTCATCACAATACTGATTGgaaatgtactgtacaataagtGTGCTATATGGGAAGTAAAGTAAATTACAATATTGTTTATTAACTGAGGTTCCAAAatgttatatttcatttatatttatatattataatgttataAGACCATGCATGCATGGTGAAAGCGCTGCTGCTTGCTCGCATAAATATGTTTGATGATCAATGCATAACAAATTGCAACTCTGCATTCGTGAATATTTGGTCAAAATTTTGTGAAGGATTTAATTTCGTTCCTAAATTACAGccaacaaaaataatgaaatttgatCCTCTAAGAATATATCGGCTTTAAAAGTATGTGAGATCACATGCAATAATAAGATTTGAATTACAAGTCTAAGGTCTTGGTAGTTTAGTGGCTTGGGTTTTTTGTACATGTCTTTAAAGTTCACTACATTAGCCTAATGTAGTGAACTTTAAAGACATGTACAAAAAACCCAAGCCACTAAACTACCAAGACCTTAGACTTGTAATTCAAATCTGTGATAGGAAAGTACATGAACATATTGTTGGCTTAAGTAACTTTATAGTTGACTTGCATTTGTAAGTAAGATTTTAACAgaatttaagatgaaaaacatattaatgtatattcaatgcaaaaagtGTCTGTAAACATATATGTGATGGTGAAATCAACACTGGTGAAAATATCCGAAAAATGAACtcatttttatatacatatctGTTAATGTTGAGAATCTGTTCGTTTCAGGCTACTGTAGGAGGGGGAGGCTGGCCTATGAGTGTGTGGCTGACACCAGAGCTAAAACCATTATTTGGGGGAACCTATTTTCCTCCAGATGATAGATATTATGGTCGTCCAGGGTTTAAAACAGTGCTGAACACCATTACAGAACAAGTGAGATTTTAGATAAACCAAAGCATgaaaaatttttgtttttgttcctATATTGAAGTAATATGAGTAAAGTGAAATGTTTTTACATAAAGAATACATGCAGTAGGACACTGGCACTCCTTGAATCACAAGCAGAGCATCAAAATGattcaagaaaatgtaaatttaccAATAGTGTTTACTGAAAAGTAACAGTAGATGATAGAGATAAATaaggaaaagaaaaagaagagaatTTTAGCAATagaatttttcttttctgttttcTGTTTTGTAGTGGAAAACAAAGAGAACTGTAATAGAGGAACAGTCCTCTGTTATATTGAGGACCCTCCAGGAGGGAACCAGTGCCTCTGAGGCCCCTGGTCAGGCCCTCCCAGACCTCAAGGCCTGCACAGAGAACCTCTATTATCAGCTTGAAAGGTCTTTTGATCAAGAGGAGGGTGGATTTTCCAAGGAACCAAAGTTTCCTCAACcaggttttatattcattaATGACAACTGAAACATACCATATTTACCAGTTGAATATTTTCGATAGTTTGTGTAATTTTTGATAGAAATCTTCAAATTGATGTTGATCCACAATAAAgtttatatgttttaattatacttaaatgaaaaataagaaaaggaCTACAAAGGGTAACAGCCATTTATGGCCCCTTTCAAAGCTGTAACGAAAGACTAGATATTAAATCTTATTCTCTTTCATTAAAGAGATCATCTCATAGATAGTGTCTTGTAATTTTCTCGAATATCTACGGTCATTCAGTGGAATATATGACAGTAAAAGTGAcaca is part of the Ostrea edulis chromosome 2, xbOstEdul1.1, whole genome shotgun sequence genome and harbors:
- the LOC125678412 gene encoding caspase-7-like; this encodes MAGRSYELQKFSGKVLIVRNQVYHKVHIEESKRDKDCGTCDKETRGLKEFMESIKEEDKKVKNLVEKFEKLGFTDIYGGTESFVRKDKTKKEIIKLLEEVAKQDFKDYYCFICVILSFGKDGVITCIPDSDQSAKKQTPSMQLPVSELQECLKGDKCKGLLMKPKIFMLQLEDVPTDTPDDIGDHEAARVKPIKIPREADFLIYNCETQYAIEAWTDGLDRYVNDKDPMEIQKLLVRMNHIIRSRNVKVGMSSLPVPCVTSLLTKEVYLGKKLDQPVPS